In Janibacter sp. CX7, a single genomic region encodes these proteins:
- the bioB gene encoding biotin synthase BioB: MTTYDEIVEGVLAGAEATPEDALTILRCPDEDVFDAVAAIARLRRAHFGMTVKVNYLVNLKSGLCPEDCGYCSQALGSTSEILKYTWLKEDEALDQARAGVRGGASRLCMVASGRGPTDRDIERVAGMVGAIKEENPDVEVCACLGLLRDGQADRLREAGVDAYNHNINTAESHHESIVTTHTYEDRVRTVAMAQGAGLSACSGLIAGLGESDEQLVEALVALRDMGSDSVPVNFLIPFDGTPKQETWELTPLRCLRILAAARLISPAAELRMAAGREMHLRSLQGMALQVANSLFLGDYLTAEGQSAEDDLTLIADHGFTVLGADDPASVGAAGTAPAIRRRGAGTSVPANA, from the coding sequence ATGACCACCTATGACGAGATCGTCGAGGGGGTCCTCGCAGGAGCCGAGGCCACCCCCGAGGACGCGCTGACGATCCTGCGCTGCCCGGACGAGGACGTCTTCGACGCGGTCGCGGCCATCGCCCGGCTGCGCCGCGCGCACTTCGGCATGACCGTCAAGGTCAACTACCTCGTCAACCTCAAGTCCGGGCTCTGCCCGGAGGACTGCGGCTACTGCTCGCAGGCGCTGGGGTCCACGAGCGAGATCCTCAAGTACACCTGGCTCAAGGAGGACGAGGCCCTCGACCAGGCCCGCGCCGGCGTGCGCGGCGGCGCCTCGCGCCTGTGCATGGTCGCCAGTGGCCGTGGCCCGACCGACCGCGACATCGAGCGGGTCGCGGGCATGGTCGGCGCCATCAAGGAGGAGAACCCCGATGTCGAGGTCTGCGCCTGCCTCGGCCTGCTGCGCGACGGCCAGGCCGACCGGCTGCGCGAGGCCGGCGTCGACGCCTACAACCACAACATCAACACCGCCGAGTCGCACCACGAGTCGATCGTCACCACACACACCTACGAGGACCGGGTGCGCACCGTCGCGATGGCGCAGGGCGCGGGCCTGTCCGCGTGCAGCGGCCTGATCGCCGGCCTGGGGGAGAGCGACGAGCAGCTCGTCGAGGCGCTCGTCGCGCTGCGGGATATGGGCTCGGACTCGGTGCCGGTCAACTTCCTCATCCCCTTCGACGGGACGCCCAAGCAGGAGACCTGGGAGCTGACCCCGCTGCGCTGCCTGCGCATCCTCGCCGCCGCCCGGCTGATCTCGCCTGCCGCCGAGCTGCGGATGGCCGCCGGTCGCGAGATGCACCTGCGGAGCCTGCAGGGCATGGCGCTGCAGGTGGCCAACTCGCTCTTCCTCGGTGACTACCTCACCGCCGAAGGGCAGAGCGCCGAGGACGACCTGACGCTCATCGCCGACCACGGGTTCACCGTCCTCGGTGCCGACGATCCGGCGAGCGTCGGCGCGGCGGGGACCGCGCCGGCCATCCGGCGCCGCGGAGCCGGCACGAGCGTCCCGGCCAACGCCTGA
- a CDS encoding TetR/AcrR family transcriptional regulator C-terminal domain-containing protein, which translates to MPPTRRTRQEPLSHERIVATALSLLSRVGLPDLTMRAIGTELGVQQSALYHHFANKQAVLGAVADEIIARAPRPPTAGDAPWQERVQERCAQLHAAVTAYPDGADLVMSMWAFGMGGQAPFDELCLLLRDAGISPAVAPTAARTLLHFVYGHAYDEQSHEQAARSGILTAEREPTDFGTGLRILVSGIEAHGGAG; encoded by the coding sequence GTGCCGCCCACGCGACGGACCCGCCAGGAGCCGCTCTCGCACGAACGGATCGTCGCCACGGCCCTGAGCCTGCTCTCCCGGGTCGGCCTGCCCGACCTGACGATGCGCGCCATCGGAACCGAGCTCGGGGTGCAGCAGAGCGCGCTCTACCACCACTTCGCCAACAAACAGGCGGTGCTCGGGGCCGTCGCTGACGAGATCATCGCGCGCGCGCCCCGCCCGCCGACAGCGGGCGACGCCCCCTGGCAGGAGCGGGTACAGGAGCGCTGCGCGCAGCTGCACGCCGCGGTCACCGCCTACCCCGACGGGGCGGACCTGGTGATGAGCATGTGGGCCTTCGGGATGGGCGGGCAGGCGCCCTTCGACGAGCTGTGCCTGCTGCTGCGCGATGCCGGCATCTCCCCGGCCGTGGCACCGACCGCCGCACGCACGCTGCTGCACTTCGTCTACGGGCACGCCTACGACGAGCAGTCGCACGAGCAGGCCGCGCGCTCTGGGATCCTCACCGCCGAGCGCGAGCCGACTGACTTCGGCACCGGTCTGCGCATCCTCGTCTCAGGCATCGAGGCACACGGCGGCGCCGGCTGA
- a CDS encoding cation acetate symporter, with amino-acid sequence MSQPLSVLAILLVCLTTLTLGALGLRLAKGTSDFYVAGRTVTPWRNASAIGGEYLSAASYLGVAGLVYDRGVDMLWMPVGYTVGYLVLLILVAAPLRRSGAYTLPDFAETRLESATLRRGCALLVVGIGWLYLLPQMQGAGLALRHVSGAPTWVGAGVLTVIVTLNVVAGGMRSVTLVQSVQYWIKLSAIAVPAFVLLAVWHRSGAPAPQADTSWWEPLTGDAPGRTLFTTYSTLAALCLGTMGLPHIAVRFYTNPDGVAARRTTVSVLALLSLFYLFPPIYGFLGRAYLDPSEISDDPSRTVVLALPGAMLPGLDGQLLTALAAGGAFAAFLATASGVTMSVAGAIDQDVLRPLAARVTHGDASPSASFRIAAATGVLAPFVVAITAAPIGISSAVGHAFAIAAATFAPLLILGVWWPRLTAKGAAAGITVGGVTTLVAALVSVTDLAPGGWPGALLAAPTAWATPLAFAVTMLVSLVTPRPRRWARTMSRLHAPEDVLAEA; translated from the coding sequence ATGAGCCAGCCGCTCAGCGTCCTCGCGATCCTCCTCGTCTGCCTCACGACGCTCACCCTCGGCGCCCTCGGGCTGCGTCTGGCGAAGGGGACGAGCGACTTCTACGTCGCCGGCCGCACGGTCACCCCGTGGCGCAATGCCAGCGCCATCGGCGGCGAGTACCTCTCCGCCGCGAGCTATCTCGGGGTCGCCGGCCTCGTCTACGACCGCGGCGTCGACATGCTGTGGATGCCGGTCGGCTACACCGTCGGCTACCTCGTCCTGCTCATCCTCGTCGCCGCCCCCCTTCGCCGCTCCGGGGCCTACACGCTCCCCGACTTCGCCGAGACCCGGCTCGAGTCGGCCACGCTGCGTCGGGGGTGCGCGCTGCTCGTCGTCGGCATCGGCTGGCTCTACCTGCTCCCGCAGATGCAGGGGGCCGGCCTCGCGCTGCGGCACGTCAGCGGGGCGCCCACGTGGGTCGGTGCCGGCGTGCTGACGGTCATCGTGACGCTCAACGTCGTCGCCGGCGGCATGCGCTCGGTGACGCTCGTGCAGTCCGTGCAGTACTGGATCAAGCTGTCGGCGATCGCCGTCCCCGCCTTCGTCCTGCTCGCCGTGTGGCACCGCAGCGGTGCCCCGGCACCGCAGGCCGACACCTCTTGGTGGGAGCCGCTCACCGGTGACGCGCCGGGTCGCACCCTCTTCACGACCTACAGCACCCTCGCCGCGTTGTGCCTGGGCACGATGGGCCTGCCGCACATCGCGGTGCGCTTCTACACCAACCCCGACGGCGTCGCCGCCCGCCGCACGACCGTCTCCGTGCTCGCGCTGCTGTCGCTCTTCTACCTCTTCCCGCCGATCTACGGCTTCCTCGGCCGCGCCTACCTCGACCCGTCGGAGATCTCTGATGACCCGAGCCGCACGGTGGTGCTCGCCCTGCCGGGCGCGATGCTGCCCGGCCTCGACGGCCAGCTGCTCACCGCGCTGGCCGCCGGCGGCGCCTTCGCCGCCTTCCTCGCCACGGCTTCCGGCGTGACGATGTCGGTCGCCGGCGCCATCGACCAGGACGTCCTGCGACCGCTCGCCGCCCGTGTGACGCACGGCGACGCCAGCCCCTCGGCCTCCTTCCGCATCGCCGCCGCGACCGGGGTCCTCGCCCCCTTCGTCGTCGCCATCACCGCCGCCCCGATCGGCATCTCGTCGGCCGTCGGCCATGCCTTCGCCATCGCCGCGGCGACCTTCGCCCCGCTGCTGATCCTCGGCGTCTGGTGGCCACGACTCACGGCGAAGGGAGCGGCCGCGGGCATCACCGTCGGTGGCGTCACGACCCTCGTCGCCGCCCTCGTGTCCGTCACCGACCTCGCCCCGGGCGGCTGGCCGGGCGCGCTGCTCGCGGCTCCCACTGCGTGGGCCACACCCCTGGCCTTCGCCGTGACGATGCTCGTCTCGCTCGTCACGCCGCGGCCGCGCCGGTGGGCCCGCACGATGAGCCGGCTGCACGCGCCCGAGGACGTCCTCGCCGAGGCCTGA
- a CDS encoding biotin transporter BioY, producing the protein MTTAPATRAATASTDLALVSSLAALIAVCSILPAVNLSVFAPITLQTFGVLLAGAVLGARRGALAVLLWILIGMIGLPVFANGKAGLPVLVGPTGGYILGFVVGAAIIGTVATVAVRRAGRGTAWVLTAGGLLALVVVHAAGIVGLHLRAGLGWHAAATVDGAFWIGDLIKLAATVLVAGAVHRAFPDLLRRRA; encoded by the coding sequence ATGACCACGGCTCCGGCCACCCGGGCCGCCACGGCGAGCACCGACCTGGCCCTCGTCTCCTCCCTCGCCGCTCTGATCGCGGTGTGCTCGATCCTGCCCGCTGTCAACCTCTCGGTCTTCGCGCCGATCACCTTGCAGACCTTCGGGGTGCTCCTCGCGGGCGCCGTCCTCGGAGCCCGGCGCGGCGCTCTCGCTGTCCTCCTGTGGATCCTCATCGGGATGATCGGACTCCCCGTCTTCGCCAATGGCAAGGCCGGGCTGCCGGTGCTCGTCGGCCCGACCGGTGGGTACATCCTCGGTTTCGTCGTCGGGGCGGCGATCATCGGGACCGTGGCCACGGTCGCCGTCCGACGCGCCGGCCGCGGGACGGCGTGGGTGCTCACAGCGGGAGGGCTGCTCGCGCTCGTGGTCGTCCACGCCGCCGGCATCGTCGGCCTGCACCTGCGCGCGGGACTCGGGTGGCATGCGGCCGCGACCGTCGACGGTGCCTTCTGGATCGGCGACCTGATCAAGCTGGCCGCGACCGTCCTCGTCGCGGGCGCGGTGCACCGCGCCTTCCCCGACCTGCTGCGTCGCCGCGCCTGA
- a CDS encoding energy-coupling factor ABC transporter ATP-binding protein, which produces MARIELDRVTVRRPTATGDLLVLDETSLLVSEARVALIGPNGAGKSTLARLVNGLVTATTGAVHVDGVDVARRGREVRRRVAFTFTDPHAQLVMPTVAEDVALSLRAARPDRRGRDAAVAEVLEQHGLADLAHRSVHALSGGQAQLLALASALATGPDVLVADEPTTLLDLAASRRVGDLLMGLPQQVVLVTHDLELAGRCDRAVLVDGGRVVADGPAADVVHHYRARVAACC; this is translated from the coding sequence ATGGCGCGCATCGAGCTCGACCGGGTCACGGTCCGCCGGCCCACGGCGACCGGCGACCTGCTCGTGCTCGACGAGACGAGCCTGCTCGTCAGCGAGGCGCGTGTGGCGCTCATCGGTCCCAACGGCGCCGGGAAGTCGACCCTGGCTCGCCTCGTCAACGGTCTCGTCACCGCCACGACGGGTGCCGTGCACGTCGACGGTGTCGATGTCGCGCGCCGCGGCCGCGAGGTCCGGCGTCGGGTGGCCTTCACCTTCACCGACCCGCACGCACAGCTCGTCATGCCGACGGTCGCCGAGGACGTTGCCTTGTCGCTGAGGGCCGCACGGCCCGACCGGCGGGGCCGCGACGCGGCCGTGGCCGAGGTGCTCGAGCAGCACGGTCTGGCCGACCTGGCCCACCGCAGCGTCCACGCCCTCTCCGGTGGGCAGGCCCAGCTGCTCGCCCTGGCGAGCGCCCTTGCCACCGGTCCGGACGTCCTCGTCGCCGACGAGCCGACGACGCTGCTCGACCTGGCAGCCTCCCGACGCGTCGGTGACCTGCTCATGGGGCTGCCGCAGCAGGTCGTGCTCGTCACCCACGACCTCGAGCTCGCCGGCCGGTGCGACCGGGCGGTCCTCGTCGACGGGGGCCGGGTCGTGGCCGATGGTCCCGCGGCCGACGTCGTCCACCACTACCGCGCCCGGGTGGCGGCATGCTGCTGA
- a CDS encoding energy-coupling factor transporter transmembrane component T, with product MLLTAHRPGTSLVHRLPAGAKLSLLAAAGVGLALADGWPSAGLAAGTALALLVVAGTPLRVLVTALRGPVLVTVALGVWLTWQAGWPRAGETVGDLLALVLLASLVTTTTRVDDMLDAVERAMRPLRRFGVRADRVALAISLALRAVPATAEVATETRDAARARGLERNPRAILTPFVVRVVRDARLRGEALHARGVGDDQSGRHG from the coding sequence ATGCTGCTGACGGCCCACCGCCCCGGGACCTCGCTCGTCCACCGGCTCCCGGCGGGCGCCAAGCTCAGCCTGCTCGCCGCCGCCGGCGTCGGGCTGGCCCTCGCGGATGGCTGGCCGTCGGCTGGCCTCGCCGCGGGCACTGCCCTCGCCCTGCTCGTCGTCGCCGGCACGCCCCTGCGGGTCCTCGTGACCGCCCTGCGCGGGCCCGTCCTCGTGACGGTCGCCCTGGGGGTCTGGCTCACCTGGCAGGCGGGCTGGCCCCGTGCCGGCGAGACCGTCGGTGACCTCCTGGCGCTGGTCCTGCTCGCGAGCCTCGTCACGACGACGACCCGGGTCGACGACATGCTCGACGCCGTGGAGCGGGCCATGCGCCCGCTCCGCAGGTTCGGCGTGCGCGCCGACCGCGTCGCGCTGGCGATCTCGCTCGCGCTCCGGGCCGTGCCCGCCACCGCGGAGGTGGCGACCGAGACGAGGGACGCGGCGCGGGCGCGCGGCCTGGAGCGCAACCCCAGGGCGATCCTCACCCCCTTCGTCGTGCGGGTCGTGCGTGACGCGCGGCTGCGGGGGGAGGCGCTCCATGCCCGGGGTGTGGGCGACGACCAGTCTGGAAGACACGGATGA
- a CDS encoding DUF485 domain-containing protein, giving the protein MSNDAQSLGERYIAVQESEEFGQLRRTFRRFVFPITAFFLAWYFLYVLLSMYAPGFMGTKVLGNINIGLLLGLGQFVTTFAITIAYIRWAGRVFDPAAEALAAQVGSHETPEVDG; this is encoded by the coding sequence ATGAGCAACGACGCTCAGTCGCTCGGCGAGAGATACATCGCCGTCCAGGAGTCGGAGGAGTTCGGCCAGCTGCGCCGGACCTTCCGCCGCTTCGTCTTCCCCATCACCGCGTTCTTCCTCGCGTGGTACTTCCTCTACGTCCTGCTGTCGATGTACGCGCCCGGCTTCATGGGCACCAAGGTCCTCGGCAACATCAACATCGGCCTGCTGCTCGGCCTCGGGCAGTTCGTCACGACCTTCGCGATCACCATCGCCTACATCCGCTGGGCCGGCCGGGTCTTCGACCCCGCCGCCGAGGCCCTCGCGGCGCAGGTCGGATCGCACGAGACCCCGGAGGTGGACGGATGA
- a CDS encoding LytTR family DNA-binding domain-containing protein has protein sequence MPPRPTALTVLVVDDEAPARNEVAWLLDQDERVGRVLTASSGTTALAALEREHVDVVFSDISMPGLDGMQLARVIRRFSERPQVVFVTAHDSHAVDAFDLDAVDYLMKPVRPERIGEAVRRCFAATELREEEPAAPGEDDETIPVELGGVTRFVRRSEIRWVQAQGDYARLHTPTGSHLVRIPLATLEERWAEAGFVRIHRSTLVSTRHISEIHNDGGRCTVLVDGTELQVSRRHTRHLRGTLLRPRPTTD, from the coding sequence ATGCCGCCCCGCCCCACCGCGCTGACCGTCCTCGTCGTCGACGACGAGGCCCCGGCGCGCAACGAGGTCGCCTGGTTGCTCGACCAGGACGAGCGCGTCGGGCGCGTGCTCACCGCCTCGAGCGGCACGACCGCCCTCGCGGCCCTCGAGCGCGAGCACGTCGACGTCGTCTTCAGCGACATCTCGATGCCGGGCCTCGACGGCATGCAGCTGGCCCGGGTCATCCGCCGCTTCAGCGAGCGCCCCCAGGTCGTCTTCGTCACCGCCCACGACTCCCACGCCGTCGACGCCTTCGACCTCGACGCCGTCGACTACCTCATGAAGCCGGTGCGCCCCGAGCGCATCGGCGAGGCGGTGCGCCGCTGCTTCGCCGCGACCGAGCTCCGAGAGGAGGAGCCCGCGGCGCCGGGCGAGGACGACGAGACGATCCCCGTCGAGCTCGGTGGGGTCACCCGGTTCGTCCGGCGCAGCGAGATCCGGTGGGTGCAGGCGCAGGGCGACTACGCGCGGCTGCACACCCCGACCGGGTCGCACCTCGTGCGCATCCCCCTGGCGACCCTCGAGGAGCGCTGGGCCGAGGCTGGCTTCGTACGCATCCACCGCTCCACGCTCGTGTCGACCCGGCACATCAGCGAGATCCACAACGACGGCGGCCGCTGCACGGTCCTCGTCGACGGGACCGAGCTGCAGGTCAGCCGTCGGCACACGCGCCACCTGCGCGGCACGCTCCTGCGGCCCCGGCCGACGACGGACTGA
- a CDS encoding phenylalanine 4-monooxygenase has translation MFTEGQLYSPVTEHEDGTVEVHLADTHPGREDREYLRRRGEIAGAALGWDRGRDPVPTIAYTEAEHEIWRRVSAELAPLHERHAHREYLEAKARLDLPTDHVPQLAEVSERLVPLTGWSYVCAPGLVPLRDFYADLGSRTFNSTQYLRHGSQPLYTPEPDIIHEVIGHANQLASTRLAAITEAAGQASLRLQTDEAMKLVADVFWFSIEFGVMHEGSDLKAYGAGILSSFGEIQEFGHMEIRELDLADMGTLNYDITVYQPVLFAARSMDHLEDVVGDFFVTVDDEKAAALRRAAEQRGLVPAAT, from the coding sequence GTGTTCACCGAGGGACAGCTGTACTCACCTGTCACCGAGCACGAGGACGGGACCGTCGAGGTCCACCTGGCCGACACGCACCCGGGTCGCGAGGACCGCGAGTACCTGCGGCGAAGGGGGGAGATCGCCGGCGCCGCGCTGGGCTGGGACCGAGGACGCGACCCCGTCCCGACCATCGCCTACACCGAGGCCGAGCACGAGATCTGGCGTCGGGTGAGCGCCGAGCTGGCCCCGCTGCACGAGCGTCATGCCCACCGTGAGTACCTCGAGGCCAAGGCCCGCCTCGACCTGCCGACCGACCACGTGCCCCAGCTCGCCGAGGTGAGCGAGCGACTCGTACCGCTCACCGGCTGGTCCTACGTCTGTGCGCCGGGGCTGGTCCCCCTTCGTGACTTCTATGCCGACCTCGGGTCCCGCACCTTCAACTCCACGCAGTACCTGCGGCACGGCTCGCAGCCGCTCTACACGCCGGAGCCGGACATCATCCACGAGGTCATCGGCCACGCCAACCAGCTCGCCAGCACGCGACTGGCGGCGATCACCGAGGCCGCGGGCCAGGCCTCGCTGCGCCTGCAGACCGACGAGGCCATGAAGCTCGTGGCGGACGTCTTCTGGTTCTCGATCGAGTTCGGGGTGATGCACGAGGGGAGCGACCTCAAGGCCTACGGTGCCGGGATCCTGTCGAGCTTCGGTGAGATCCAGGAGTTCGGCCACATGGAGATCCGCGAGCTCGACCTGGCCGACATGGGCACGCTCAACTACGACATCACGGTCTACCAGCCGGTGCTCTTCGCGGCCCGCTCGATGGACCATCTCGAGGACGTCGTCGGCGACTTCTTCGTGACAGTCGACGACGAGAAGGCCGCCGCGCTGCGGCGAGCGGCCGAGCAGCGAGGACTCGTGCCGGCCGCCACGTGA
- a CDS encoding cation acetate symporter, with protein MTALVPAATATGSPALNITIFVVFVVATLAIVIKVAAGHKTASQMYTGGAAFSGRQNGLAIAGDYLSAASFLGIAGAIALQGYDGFLYSIGFLVAWLVALLLVAELFRNTGRFTLADVLSYRLQQRPIRIATSSSVLAVSFFYLLAQMAGAGGLVSLLLGVDGAFAQNVVIAVVGIVMVAYVMIGGMKGTTWVQMIKAVLLIFATAIMTVWVLGKFGLNFSSLMQQAVERNPAAGEKLLEPGLKYGLTHTTKIDFISLSLALVLGTAGLPHVLQRFYTVPTAKQARKSVEWAIWLIGGFYLLTLVIGYGAGALVGPETINAAPGKANAAAPLLAYELGGSWLLGIVSGIAFATILAVVAGLTITASASFAHDLYNQVFKRGQATQEEEVKVSRYAAIGTGVVAILGGMLAKDQNIAFLVALAFAVAASANLPTILYSLFWRRFNTRGALWSIYGGLASALLLIIFSPVVSGKPVDPATGKSGSMLQGVDFHWFPLDNPGLVSIPLGFFLGWLGTVTSKEFNRAKYAEMEVRSLTGHGVAEVIDH; from the coding sequence ATGACCGCCCTCGTCCCCGCGGCCACGGCCACGGGCTCCCCGGCCCTGAACATCACGATCTTCGTCGTCTTCGTCGTCGCGACCCTCGCGATCGTCATCAAGGTGGCGGCCGGCCACAAGACGGCGAGCCAGATGTACACGGGTGGTGCCGCCTTCTCCGGTCGGCAAAATGGTCTGGCCATCGCCGGCGACTATCTGTCGGCGGCGAGCTTCCTCGGCATCGCCGGCGCCATCGCCCTGCAGGGCTACGACGGCTTCCTCTACTCGATCGGCTTCCTCGTCGCGTGGCTCGTCGCGCTGCTGCTCGTCGCCGAGCTCTTCCGCAACACGGGCCGCTTCACCCTCGCCGACGTGCTCTCCTACCGACTGCAGCAGCGGCCGATCCGCATCGCGACGTCGAGCTCGGTGCTCGCGGTGTCCTTCTTCTACCTGCTTGCGCAGATGGCCGGCGCCGGCGGCCTCGTCTCGCTGCTCCTGGGCGTCGACGGTGCCTTTGCGCAGAACGTCGTCATCGCGGTCGTCGGCATCGTCATGGTCGCCTACGTGATGATCGGCGGCATGAAGGGCACCACCTGGGTGCAGATGATCAAGGCCGTCCTGCTGATCTTCGCCACGGCCATCATGACCGTGTGGGTGCTCGGCAAGTTCGGGCTCAACTTCTCCTCGCTCATGCAGCAGGCCGTCGAGCGCAACCCCGCGGCCGGAGAAAAGCTCCTCGAGCCCGGCCTGAAGTACGGCCTCACCCACACGACGAAGATCGACTTCATCTCGCTCTCGCTCGCCCTCGTCCTCGGCACGGCCGGCCTGCCGCACGTGCTGCAGCGCTTCTACACCGTCCCGACGGCCAAGCAGGCCCGCAAGTCGGTCGAGTGGGCCATCTGGCTCATCGGTGGCTTCTACCTGCTGACCCTCGTCATCGGCTACGGCGCCGGCGCCCTCGTCGGCCCGGAGACGATCAACGCCGCCCCGGGCAAGGCCAATGCCGCCGCCCCGCTGCTCGCCTACGAGCTCGGCGGCTCGTGGCTGCTCGGCATCGTCTCCGGCATCGCCTTCGCGACGATCCTCGCGGTCGTGGCCGGTCTGACGATCACGGCCAGCGCGAGCTTCGCCCACGACCTGTACAACCAGGTCTTCAAGCGGGGTCAGGCCACCCAGGAGGAGGAGGTCAAGGTCTCGCGCTACGCGGCGATCGGGACCGGCGTCGTCGCGATCCTCGGCGGCATGCTCGCCAAAGACCAGAACATCGCCTTCCTCGTGGCGCTGGCCTTCGCCGTCGCGGCGAGCGCCAACCTCCCGACGATCCTCTACAGCCTCTTCTGGCGTCGCTTCAACACCCGCGGTGCCCTGTGGTCGATCTACGGCGGTCTCGCCTCGGCCCTGCTGCTCATCATCTTCTCGCCCGTGGTGTCCGGCAAGCCGGTCGACCCCGCGACGGGCAAGAGCGGCTCGATGCTCCAGGGCGTCGACTTCCACTGGTTCCCGCTGGACAACCCGGGCCTGGTCTCGATCCCGCTCGGCTTCTTCCTCGGGTGGCTGGGCACGGTGACGAGCAAGGAGTTCAACCGCGCGAAGTACGCCGAGATGGAGGTGCGCAGCCTCACCGGTCACGGGGTGGCCGAGGTCATCGACCACTGA